In one window of Nitrospira sp. DNA:
- a CDS encoding sensor histidine kinase — MTTQPSHRLLLFAIVVLGLGLYTLDLYLPLGIGNGVLYGGLVVLSLALPDRTTPILVASTCSVLALSDVFLGVTFPNVPLWMGLSNRMFSLTAIWFPVIYAFQRRKIEEALRSAHSELELRVGERTRELALVNQALVEEIGERMETERSLRESESSLKVSQEELQHSREELRALAGQLLTAQEGERRRIARDLHDDVNQRLAMLAMDLRRIEKGEVGDLAAIEGLVRSITRRLTTVSDDVRQMAYRFHPSILDDLGLVKAVRRLVDDFSATTKIEAVYVHHDAVSPVPTELATCVYRIAQESLNNVARHAQATEVEVELICDDEVITLSVRDNGVGFDSQQASQGLGRLGLLSMKERVRLVRGTLTVSTEPGRGTHLEVCVPLPGGAYV, encoded by the coding sequence GTGACGACACAGCCCTCCCACAGATTGTTGCTGTTTGCGATTGTTGTCCTTGGCCTCGGCCTGTACACCCTCGATTTGTATCTCCCGCTGGGAATCGGCAATGGAGTGCTCTATGGAGGACTCGTAGTGCTGTCCTTAGCGCTTCCGGATCGCACAACCCCGATTCTTGTCGCCAGTACCTGCTCGGTGCTGGCTCTGTCGGATGTGTTTTTAGGCGTCACCTTTCCCAACGTGCCGCTCTGGATGGGACTGAGCAATCGCATGTTCAGTCTGACGGCGATCTGGTTTCCGGTGATCTACGCGTTCCAACGCCGGAAAATTGAGGAAGCACTGCGCAGTGCCCATAGCGAACTGGAACTGCGTGTGGGCGAACGGACGCGTGAGCTGGCATTGGTCAACCAGGCGCTCGTTGAAGAGATCGGCGAACGCATGGAGACGGAGCGGTCCCTGCGGGAAAGCGAGTCCTCTCTGAAAGTGAGTCAGGAGGAGTTGCAGCATAGTCGAGAGGAGCTCCGGGCGCTGGCCGGCCAATTGTTGACGGCCCAAGAAGGAGAGCGCCGCCGTATCGCGCGGGATTTACATGATGATGTCAACCAGCGACTGGCCATGTTGGCCATGGACCTTCGGCGGATTGAGAAAGGGGAAGTGGGTGATCTGGCCGCGATTGAGGGGCTGGTACGATCGATTACCCGTCGCCTGACCACGGTCTCGGATGATGTTCGCCAGATGGCCTACCGGTTCCATCCATCCATTCTTGATGACTTGGGACTTGTGAAAGCCGTTCGTCGGCTGGTGGATGATTTTTCCGCAACGACCAAGATTGAAGCGGTGTATGTGCATCACGATGCCGTGAGTCCGGTGCCGACCGAACTGGCGACCTGCGTGTACCGGATTGCGCAAGAGAGCTTGAATAACGTCGCCCGTCATGCGCAGGCCACGGAAGTGGAAGTCGAATTGATTTGTGACGACGAGGTCATTACTCTTTCGGTCCGAGACAACGGCGTGGGGTTCGATTCGCAACAGGCGTCACAGGGCCTGGGACGCCTGGGATTGTTAAGCATGAAAGAGCGAGTGCGGTTGGTGCGAGGCACCTTGACCGTGTCGACGGAGCCCGGCCGCGGCACGCATCTTGAGGTCTGTGTTCCGCTTCCAGGTGGTGCTTATGTCTAA
- a CDS encoding response regulator transcription factor yields MSKARVLLADDHSLVLEGFRRILDDQCELVGMVGDGRALLEAVDRVHPDIVILDVSMPLLNGIDAATQLKKTHPSIKVIFVTMHADADYVRSAFEAGASGYVLKRSAVDELEQAIRAVWAGHTYITPLIAKDLLDVLLTLGAGQAQQRKTLTFRQREVLQLLAEGRTAKDIALRLKISTRTVEFHKAQLMEQLNLHTTAELIKYALTHGFIASS; encoded by the coding sequence ATGTCTAAAGCGCGTGTGCTCTTGGCCGACGATCATTCCCTGGTGCTGGAAGGGTTTCGCCGCATTCTCGACGACCAATGTGAGTTAGTGGGGATGGTGGGGGATGGCCGCGCCCTGCTGGAAGCGGTGGATCGAGTCCATCCCGACATTGTCATACTTGACGTGTCGATGCCGCTGCTGAATGGCATCGATGCCGCTACACAACTCAAGAAGACTCACCCCTCGATCAAAGTTATTTTTGTCACGATGCATGCTGATGCCGACTATGTCCGATCGGCCTTCGAGGCCGGCGCCTCGGGCTATGTGCTGAAGCGATCGGCGGTCGATGAATTAGAACAGGCGATACGGGCGGTGTGGGCCGGGCACACCTACATCACGCCCTTGATCGCCAAAGATCTGCTGGATGTCTTGCTCACGTTGGGAGCGGGACAGGCCCAGCAGAGAAAGACACTCACCTTTCGCCAGCGTGAAGTATTGCAATTGCTGGCTGAGGGCCGAACGGCCAAAGACATCGCCCTCCGGCTCAAGATTTCCACACGAACCGTCGAGTTTCATAAAGCCCAGCTCATGGAACAACTGAATCTTCATACGACGGCCGAATTGATTAAGTATGCGTTAACACACGGATTCATTGCCTCTTCCTAG
- a CDS encoding methyltransferase domain-containing protein — protein sequence MTYEQLMGLANGYADSKVLLIANELGVFTAIGSGGRRGDTLARSCRTTQEGMRLLLQALAGLGLLRQQAGRYWNTPLALKFLDNRSPLAITNLLWLLNHHWSDWTGMARAIRRGRPGWATVTKTAEFRRRFALAMQERSHVLAPPTIASFRLPRNAARFLDLGGGAGSYAIALARHYPTLQGLVIDQSVAVARRLIRQQGLTDRVKVQTGNLFTLPLATGFDVALLSNVLHDFSEKENRRLLRRIYQSLRPGGKLFIVEYFLNPAGIRPAEAAIFSLLMYAFTDTGHCYAWKEAEGWLATAGFYRCRRHRVTGTIGTLEAVKR from the coding sequence GTGACCTACGAGCAGCTCATGGGTCTGGCAAACGGATACGCCGACTCTAAAGTACTCCTCATCGCGAACGAACTTGGTGTGTTTACCGCGATCGGAAGCGGCGGACGTCGAGGCGACACCCTCGCCAGGTCGTGCAGAACCACTCAAGAAGGCATGAGGTTGTTACTGCAGGCCCTGGCGGGACTCGGGCTGCTTCGCCAGCAAGCGGGCCGATACTGGAACACCCCATTGGCCCTTAAGTTTCTCGATAATCGCAGCCCGCTGGCGATCACCAACCTCCTGTGGCTCCTCAACCACCATTGGTCCGACTGGACAGGCATGGCGCGGGCAATTCGCCGAGGCCGCCCCGGATGGGCGACGGTCACGAAGACCGCCGAATTCCGACGGCGATTCGCGCTCGCGATGCAGGAACGCAGCCATGTCTTGGCTCCCCCCACAATCGCTTCGTTTCGGCTCCCACGAAATGCCGCACGATTTCTCGATCTCGGGGGTGGGGCAGGCTCTTATGCCATCGCGCTGGCCCGGCACTACCCGACCTTGCAGGGACTGGTCATCGATCAGTCGGTGGCGGTCGCCAGACGGTTGATCCGGCAACAAGGGTTGACGGATCGGGTCAAAGTCCAGACAGGAAATCTCTTCACGCTGCCGCTGGCAACCGGTTTCGATGTCGCCCTGCTGTCCAACGTGCTGCACGATTTTAGCGAGAAGGAAAACCGCCGGTTGCTTCGCCGGATATATCAATCGCTACGGCCGGGTGGAAAACTATTTATCGTGGAGTACTTTCTCAACCCCGCCGGAATCCGTCCCGCCGAAGCCGCCATCTTTTCGCTTCTGATGTACGCCTTCACCGACACGGGACACTGCTATGCCTGGAAAGAGGCCGAGGGATGGTTGGCAACCGCCGGATTCTACCGCTGTCGTCGACACAGGGTTACCGGTACGATCGGGACGCTGGAAGCCGTGAAGCGGTAA
- a CDS encoding zinc transporter ZupT, translating to MVNVIGLGAIAGLIPVYLGILAALFLGKVLPRTWEGGLIGVANGVLVYLFFDLMHEATEQTGARDVVSWAVFLGSLGVSFVGLVALESSQVFGGRSGNRMLSLPYMIAVGMGLHNLGEGLAIGASYASGEYTLSALLVAGFGLHNGTEGFGIVGAAGKTPMSWRDVFLLGLIAGLPTCVGTFLSGQGVSSYFSICFYALAAGSLLYVVLSLTVMSYTATRRVQVAAGIFAGISLMYVTAMVLALVSGVRS from the coding sequence ATGGTCAATGTGATTGGGCTGGGCGCGATCGCCGGTCTCATTCCGGTCTATCTCGGCATCCTTGCGGCCCTGTTTTTGGGCAAGGTCTTGCCGCGGACTTGGGAGGGCGGGCTGATCGGCGTGGCGAACGGTGTCTTGGTGTACCTCTTTTTCGATCTCATGCACGAGGCGACCGAGCAGACCGGCGCACGTGATGTGGTGTCGTGGGCGGTGTTTCTCGGGAGTCTGGGGGTGAGTTTCGTCGGATTGGTGGCGTTGGAATCGAGCCAGGTCTTCGGCGGGCGCTCAGGAAATCGCATGCTGTCTCTGCCCTACATGATTGCGGTGGGGATGGGCTTACATAATCTCGGCGAGGGGCTGGCCATCGGCGCCAGCTACGCCAGCGGTGAATATACGCTGAGCGCGTTATTGGTGGCGGGTTTCGGTCTGCACAACGGCACCGAGGGTTTCGGTATCGTGGGCGCGGCCGGCAAAACGCCGATGTCCTGGCGCGATGTCTTCTTGTTGGGGTTGATCGCCGGGCTCCCGACCTGTGTCGGGACATTTCTCAGCGGGCAAGGGGTATCTTCCTATTTCTCCATCTGTTTTTACGCGCTGGCAGCCGGTTCGTTGCTGTATGTGGTGCTCTCGCTGACGGTCATGTCCTATACGGCGACGCGCCGGGTGCAGGTTGCAGCGGGCATTTTTGCAGGTATCAGTCTCATGTATGTCACGGCGATGGTGTTAGCATTGGTCAGCGGCGTTCGCAGCTGA
- a CDS encoding deoxyhypusine synthase family protein, translating into MAGREFHDGATDGLEALEPLDPEKIHSFSELLEAMRKTAFGGRRLGEAYETLAAMIEDADCKVVLTLSGAMTIAKMGKIISTMIDRGMVDAVVSTGALVAHGLSESVGKLHYRHDASHSDEELFQKGYNRVYDTLEMESNLNYVEHVVSLTLKRINTEQPLSSHLLTRELGKTLAEEFEGPGILKSAYLKNVPVYIPAFTDSEMGLDVGTWAMGKRMDQARSQVKDGGDTAVLRALHQTCPDFNPYLDLNHYAEEVLGSKRLGIFTIGGGVPRNWAQQVAPYIEISNTRLGLNVQPPRFHYGVRICPEPDYWGGLSGCTYQEGISWGKFVPPAEGGRFAEVLSDATVVWPLLMVGLLERIRAKSVTA; encoded by the coding sequence ATGGCGGGACGGGAATTTCACGACGGTGCCACCGATGGCTTGGAGGCGCTCGAGCCTCTCGACCCCGAGAAGATCCATTCTTTTTCGGAACTGCTGGAGGCGATGCGGAAGACGGCCTTCGGTGGCCGGCGTCTGGGCGAAGCATACGAAACACTCGCCGCAATGATCGAGGATGCCGATTGTAAGGTGGTGTTGACGCTTTCAGGCGCCATGACCATTGCGAAGATGGGCAAGATCATCAGCACCATGATCGACCGCGGCATGGTGGATGCCGTGGTCTCGACCGGCGCGCTCGTTGCACATGGCCTGAGCGAATCGGTGGGCAAGCTTCACTACCGGCACGACGCGTCTCACAGCGACGAGGAGTTATTCCAGAAGGGATACAACCGCGTCTATGATACCCTCGAAATGGAGTCGAACCTCAATTACGTCGAGCATGTCGTTTCATTGACCCTGAAACGTATCAACACCGAACAACCCCTCTCGTCACACCTCCTCACCCGGGAACTCGGCAAGACGCTGGCCGAAGAATTTGAGGGCCCTGGCATCCTCAAGAGTGCCTATTTGAAAAATGTGCCGGTCTATATTCCTGCCTTTACCGATTCAGAAATGGGGCTGGATGTCGGTACCTGGGCGATGGGCAAGCGGATGGATCAGGCTCGCAGCCAAGTGAAGGACGGTGGAGACACGGCGGTCTTGCGCGCGCTGCACCAGACCTGTCCGGACTTCAACCCCTACCTCGATCTCAATCATTACGCGGAGGAAGTCCTGGGGTCGAAGCGCCTCGGCATTTTCACCATAGGCGGCGGGGTGCCGCGCAATTGGGCGCAACAGGTGGCGCCGTATATCGAGATCAGCAACACTCGTTTGGGACTCAACGTGCAACCGCCACGCTTTCATTATGGTGTGAGAATCTGTCCCGAGCCGGATTATTGGGGTGGCTTGAGCGGGTGCACCTATCAAGAAGGCATCTCCTGGGGCAAGTTCGTGCCGCCGGCTGAAGGGGGACGTTTCGCCGAAGTGCTCAGCGATGCCACCGTGGTCTGGCCGCTGCTCATGGTCGGGCTACTGGAGCGAATCCGCGCCAAGAGTGTCACGGCATGA
- a CDS encoding DsbA family protein yields the protein MTPVTAWLLRVGASCFLFLLVAGAALAASSPAIDHRMRGKADAPVTLIEYSDFTCGYCLKFFKETWPKIQARYVDTGKVRFLYKDYPRADQGPGVTAALAARCAGDQGTYWPMHDRLFAADGRLDVDSYSQHAKAIGLDQSQFRQCLRDAPHMQAIFHDRDEANSWGFHGTPGFVLMRTAQQPTTKNPAIAIPGAFPFEAFEEEIEKLLAPAGAKQK from the coding sequence ATGACCCCCGTGACGGCGTGGCTTCTTCGGGTCGGGGCGTCGTGTTTCCTGTTCTTGCTTGTCGCGGGAGCGGCTCTGGCTGCGAGTTCGCCGGCGATCGATCATCGTATGCGGGGCAAGGCGGATGCGCCGGTGACGCTGATCGAGTATTCGGACTTTACCTGCGGGTACTGCCTCAAGTTTTTCAAAGAAACCTGGCCCAAGATTCAGGCTCGGTATGTCGACACGGGCAAGGTGCGGTTTCTCTATAAAGATTATCCCCGCGCCGATCAGGGGCCAGGGGTCACCGCTGCGCTCGCCGCTCGTTGTGCCGGCGATCAGGGAACCTATTGGCCGATGCATGACCGATTGTTTGCGGCAGACGGGCGGTTGGATGTGGACAGTTATTCCCAACATGCCAAGGCGATCGGACTCGACCAATCGCAATTCCGGCAATGTTTGCGTGATGCTCCGCATATGCAGGCGATCTTTCACGACCGGGATGAAGCGAATTCCTGGGGATTTCACGGCACGCCCGGTTTCGTTCTGATGCGCACGGCCCAGCAGCCGACGACCAAGAATCCGGCTATTGCGATTCCCGGCGCGTTTCCTTTTGAAGCCTTCGAGGAAGAAATTGAGAAGCTGCTCGCGCCGGCGGGAGCGAAACAGAAATAA
- a CDS encoding aldehyde dehydrogenase family protein, which produces MEDGRPFLIGGRWSHTATTAPVHNPYTGETIAHVCQAGPAEAEAAMQSSVEGAAAMRRLSGYARSTLLQKAAQALQSKQEAFARTMMAEAGKPLTDARREVGRAIQTFSIAGEEAKRIGGEVVPLDWSPGMESYWGVTRRFPIGPILGITPFNFPLNLVVHKVAPALAAGNSILIKPAPQTPLTSLLLAELLLEAGVPPGGLNVLPCDNRVAEQLVVDSRFKLLSFTGSAPVGWMLKAKCGKKKVVLELGGNAAVIVEPDADLDYVAQRCVTGGFSYAGQTCISVQRIFVHESVAAAFTENLVARVERLESGDPGDERTVVGPLIDAGAAQRIEGWIGDAVAQGARVLAGGTRVGSVVRPTVLSQVTPGMKVSCQEVFGPLVTITPYREFDDVLKAVNESDYGLQAGLFTSSIGRIFQAFEQLEVGAVLANEIPTFRADHMPYGGVKDSGIGREGLRYAIEDMTEPKLLVMNLRRP; this is translated from the coding sequence TTGGAAGATGGACGTCCATTTCTGATCGGCGGTCGGTGGTCTCACACCGCCACGACTGCTCCGGTACACAATCCCTACACAGGCGAGACGATCGCTCATGTCTGCCAGGCCGGCCCCGCCGAAGCGGAGGCGGCAATGCAGTCGTCCGTCGAGGGCGCGGCAGCGATGCGCCGGTTGTCCGGCTATGCGCGCTCGACTCTGCTTCAGAAGGCCGCTCAGGCCCTCCAATCCAAGCAGGAAGCGTTTGCACGCACCATGATGGCTGAGGCCGGCAAGCCCCTGACCGATGCGCGTCGCGAGGTCGGCCGTGCCATTCAGACGTTCTCGATTGCTGGGGAAGAAGCCAAGCGCATCGGGGGTGAAGTGGTTCCGCTCGATTGGTCTCCCGGGATGGAGTCGTATTGGGGGGTGACGCGGCGATTTCCCATCGGGCCGATCCTTGGAATTACCCCGTTCAACTTCCCGCTGAATCTCGTCGTCCATAAGGTCGCTCCGGCCTTGGCGGCGGGTAACTCGATTCTCATCAAACCGGCTCCGCAGACACCTCTGACATCGCTCCTCCTGGCGGAGCTGCTTCTCGAAGCGGGCGTTCCACCGGGGGGGCTCAATGTGTTGCCCTGCGATAACCGGGTGGCGGAGCAACTGGTCGTTGATTCCCGGTTCAAGTTGCTGAGCTTTACCGGTAGCGCGCCGGTAGGCTGGATGTTGAAAGCCAAGTGCGGCAAGAAAAAGGTGGTGCTCGAATTAGGCGGGAATGCCGCCGTGATCGTCGAGCCGGACGCCGATCTGGATTACGTGGCGCAGCGTTGCGTGACCGGGGGATTCAGCTACGCGGGGCAGACCTGCATTTCGGTCCAACGGATCTTTGTGCACGAGTCGGTTGCCGCAGCGTTTACCGAAAATCTTGTGGCTCGTGTGGAGCGGTTGGAAAGCGGAGATCCCGGCGATGAACGCACGGTCGTCGGCCCGCTCATCGATGCGGGGGCTGCACAGCGCATCGAAGGCTGGATCGGGGACGCCGTGGCCCAAGGTGCCAGGGTGTTGGCGGGCGGAACGCGGGTGGGGTCGGTCGTTCGGCCGACGGTCTTATCCCAGGTGACTCCCGGCATGAAGGTGTCCTGCCAGGAAGTGTTCGGTCCGTTGGTGACGATTACACCCTATCGGGAGTTTGATGACGTCTTGAAGGCCGTCAATGAGTCGGACTACGGCTTGCAGGCGGGCCTGTTCACCAGCAGCATCGGGCGAATTTTCCAAGCATTTGAGCAGCTGGAGGTCGGCGCCGTCCTGGCGAACGAAATTCCGACGTTCCGCGCGGACCATATGCCCTATGGCGGGGTGAAAGACTCCGGCATCGGACGTGAAGGGCTCCGGTATGCGATCGAAGACATGACCGAGCCCAAGTTGCTGGTCATGAATCTCCGCAGACCCTGA
- a CDS encoding arginine decarboxylase, pyruvoyl-dependent, with amino-acid sequence MVPTHMFLTRGVGVHKEKLAAFEQALRSAGVAYCNLVSVSSILPPNCKILPRKRGEKLLNPGEITFCVMARSETNERNRLISASIGLAIPTDRDTYGYLSEHHAYGETDEESGEYTEDLAAQMLATTQGIEFDPDVAWKEREQVFKMGGKIVRTLNITQSAVGRPNRWTCVIALAVFIPTENIPKSLRNKA; translated from the coding sequence ATGGTACCAACACACATGTTTTTGACGAGGGGCGTCGGGGTGCACAAGGAAAAGCTGGCTGCGTTCGAGCAGGCCTTGCGTAGCGCCGGCGTGGCCTATTGCAACCTCGTCAGTGTCTCTTCGATTCTTCCTCCCAATTGTAAAATCCTCCCACGCAAGCGCGGCGAGAAATTGTTGAATCCCGGCGAAATCACGTTTTGCGTCATGGCCAGATCGGAGACCAACGAGCGCAACCGGCTGATTTCCGCATCGATCGGTTTGGCGATTCCGACGGATCGCGATACCTATGGCTATCTTTCCGAGCACCATGCGTACGGTGAAACGGACGAAGAGTCCGGTGAATACACGGAGGACCTGGCGGCACAGATGCTCGCGACCACGCAGGGCATCGAGTTCGATCCCGATGTTGCCTGGAAAGAGCGTGAGCAGGTCTTCAAGATGGGCGGTAAAATCGTGCGGACCTTGAATATCACGCAATCGGCGGTCGGTCGTCCGAACCGGTGGACGTGCGTCATCGCCTTGGCGGTGTTTATCCCAACGGAAAACATCCCCAAGAGTCTTCGGAACAAGGCCTAG
- the speB gene encoding agmatinase, protein MALPSGWLGLADNFLGIDEPWCHPDQAGVYVLPAPYEHTSSYILGSDRGPSAIIEASQQVELYDETLRYEPYREWGGVATATTLDLNGRVDGPAVQAIQDFVQPHVGRGKFLVTLTGEHTGALGAIRAHARNYPGMCVVQIDAHGDLRQAYQDNPYSHASVMARVVQDGLPLVQVGVRSISPEEIDLIQKTPQIHTFFAASILDPSGPYEGRAARWIPEVLASCTGPVYLTFDCDGLDASIVPALGTPEPGGLGWYDTLALVTALANGPGIVGMDISEIAPIEGFVAPQFSIARLIYRMLGRIRAGRRVH, encoded by the coding sequence ATGGCGCTCCCGTCCGGATGGCTTGGGCTAGCCGACAACTTTTTGGGGATCGACGAGCCCTGGTGTCATCCCGATCAGGCCGGCGTCTACGTACTCCCGGCTCCCTACGAACATACCTCCAGTTATATCCTCGGGTCCGATCGAGGCCCCTCTGCGATCATCGAAGCTTCTCAGCAGGTCGAGTTATACGATGAGACGCTCCGCTACGAGCCCTACCGTGAATGGGGCGGTGTGGCGACCGCAACTACATTGGATCTCAATGGGCGGGTCGATGGCCCGGCCGTCCAGGCTATTCAGGATTTTGTGCAGCCGCACGTAGGCCGCGGGAAGTTTCTGGTGACCCTGACCGGTGAACATACCGGCGCCTTAGGGGCGATTCGGGCGCATGCCCGCAATTATCCGGGGATGTGCGTGGTGCAGATCGACGCCCATGGCGATCTCCGCCAGGCCTATCAGGACAATCCCTACAGTCATGCGAGTGTGATGGCCCGCGTGGTGCAAGATGGTTTGCCCTTGGTGCAAGTCGGTGTTCGCTCGATCAGTCCGGAAGAAATCGATCTCATTCAGAAGACCCCACAGATCCATACCTTTTTTGCCGCTTCGATTCTGGATCCGTCCGGGCCTTATGAGGGGCGGGCTGCTCGCTGGATTCCAGAGGTTCTGGCTTCCTGCACCGGGCCGGTCTATCTCACCTTCGATTGCGACGGACTCGATGCGTCGATTGTGCCGGCATTGGGTACGCCGGAGCCTGGCGGGTTGGGCTGGTACGATACCCTCGCGCTGGTGACCGCGCTGGCAAACGGTCCCGGCATCGTCGGCATGGACATCAGCGAGATCGCGCCCATCGAAGGGTTTGTCGCGCCCCAGTTCAGCATCGCCCGTTTGATCTATCGAATGCTGGGACGGATTCGTGCCGGCCGCCGCGTGCATTGA
- a CDS encoding pseudouridine synthase: MRINKFFTEQGLCSRREADRLIAEGRVTINGRVAKLGDQVSPQDAVARDGVVLQRGNRAVYLKYHKPVGVTTTTEPHVRRNIIAEIGHAARIFPIGRLDKDSSGLILLTNDGDIVNEILRVEHGHEREYRVEVEREFDETFLSRMAQGVTILGVRTRPCTVARLGPRRFRIILTEGRNRQIRRMCQALGYRVVSLHRVRIMHITIEGLHAGQWMDLTHDERSRLFRALGRPDAASM, translated from the coding sequence ATGCGCATCAATAAATTCTTTACCGAGCAGGGGCTGTGTTCGCGGCGGGAGGCCGATCGCCTCATTGCCGAAGGGCGGGTGACCATCAACGGCCGGGTGGCCAAGCTCGGCGACCAGGTCTCGCCACAGGATGCGGTTGCGCGCGACGGCGTTGTGCTGCAGCGCGGGAATCGTGCGGTGTATCTCAAGTATCACAAACCCGTCGGAGTGACGACGACCACGGAACCGCATGTCCGCCGGAACATCATCGCCGAAATCGGCCATGCGGCCAGAATTTTCCCTATCGGACGGCTCGACAAAGATTCCTCCGGCCTCATTCTGCTCACGAATGACGGCGATATCGTCAACGAGATCCTGCGGGTCGAGCATGGGCATGAGCGGGAATATCGCGTGGAAGTGGAACGGGAGTTCGACGAGACGTTTCTTTCTCGGATGGCCCAGGGGGTGACCATTCTGGGAGTACGCACCAGGCCTTGCACGGTGGCGCGGCTCGGCCCCCGTCGCTTCCGCATCATCCTGACGGAAGGGCGCAATCGGCAGATCCGGCGCATGTGTCAGGCGCTCGGCTATCGCGTCGTGTCATTGCATCGCGTGCGGATCATGCACATCACCATCGAGGGTTTGCATGCCGGGCAATGGATGGATTTGACTCACGATGAGCGTAGCCGACTTTTTCGGGCTCTCGGCCGGCCGGATGCTGCGTCGATGTAA
- a CDS encoding MCP four helix bundle domain-containing protein, producing the protein MSLASRLKLSFPTTNQLIISLLIAGLGWVSGQALSRIDQDLRIMYTEYTLGAADLAHISADVIRYRNTIIRSLEAENQTTFERITESLPTQRARIQHAVDRYAAAGLRVSRSGRSEEKDIQAVRESLDQYFHVASKTIDLLAQEWRAGSAAEAAELRRKAEIHAADNGGPKVMQVSLALDRLLETVAEVAKDMREEGTKTIVKTSYWIVGGSFFIALLNLFLTRPVRVQELPSSRPEETPHPGSPRSLPSEG; encoded by the coding sequence GTGTCATTGGCATCACGTCTGAAATTATCCTTTCCCACTACGAACCAACTCATCATCAGTCTTCTGATCGCGGGGTTGGGATGGGTCAGCGGGCAGGCGCTCAGCCGTATCGATCAGGATCTGCGCATCATGTACACCGAGTACACCCTGGGTGCGGCGGACCTCGCCCATATTTCAGCGGACGTCATTCGCTATCGAAATACGATCATCCGGTCGTTGGAGGCCGAGAACCAGACCACCTTCGAACGAATTACCGAATCGTTGCCGACGCAACGCGCACGCATTCAACATGCCGTGGATCGATACGCCGCAGCCGGTCTGCGTGTGTCACGGAGCGGACGGAGCGAGGAGAAAGACATTCAAGCGGTTCGCGAAAGCCTTGATCAGTACTTCCATGTCGCCAGCAAGACCATTGATTTGCTGGCCCAGGAATGGAGGGCCGGCTCCGCAGCTGAAGCAGCGGAACTGCGTCGCAAAGCCGAAATTCATGCTGCCGACAATGGAGGGCCGAAAGTCATGCAGGTGAGTCTCGCGCTGGACCGCCTGCTGGAGACGGTGGCAGAGGTCGCCAAGGACATGCGGGAAGAAGGAACCAAAACGATCGTGAAGACCAGTTACTGGATCGTAGGCGGGAGTTTTTTCATCGCGCTGTTGAACCTGTTTCTCACCCGTCCGGTGCGTGTACAGGAACTGCCCTCCTCACGACCTGAAGAAACGCCCCATCCGGGCTCACCACGGAGCCTGCCGAGCGAGGGATAA